The sequence below is a genomic window from Vibrio spartinae.
AGAACAGGTTGAACGTTATTTTCGCACTGCTCAGGCTTGCGGGATGCCGGTGAAGCTCCATGCGGAGCAATTATCCTCTCTGGGCGGCGCGACACTGGCGGCTCATTTTCAGGCGCTTTCTGCCGATCATCTGGAGTTTATAACTGAAACGGATGTCGCGGCAATGCGTGAGTCCGGCACGGTTGCCGTGTTGTTACCGGGAGCTTATTTCACCCTCAAAGAGACCCAACGTCCGCCCGTCGAACTGTTACGCCGCTATCAGGTGCCGATGGCGGTTGCTACCGACATTAATCCGGGCACATCTCCTGTGCTTTCACTGCGTCTGATGATGAACATGGCTTGTACACTCTTTGGTCTGACCCCGGAAGAGGCGTTAGCTGCGACCACCATTCATGCTGCACAAGCCTTGGGTTTAGCCGAGAGTCACGGGCAACTGAGTGTCGGGAAAGTTGCTGATTTTGTCTGCTGGGATGTGGCAAGTCCCGGTGAACTCAGTTACTGGCTTGGCGGTGATTTACTGAAAACACGAGTCAAAAGGGGAGCAATAAGCGATGTCGACGTCAATTGATCAGCCATTTCATTTTCGAGCCGGGCAGAGCCCGCTTTTGGTCAGTATGCCACATAGCGGGACGGCACGACTGCCGGGGATGGATGCCAAACTGACCGATGCGGCCAAAGCGCTACCGGATACTGACTGGCATTTACCGACGCTGTATGATTTCTTAACAGAAATGGATGTCAGCGTCATTCAAGCCCATTATTCTCGTTATGTCGTCGATCTTAATCGTCCGATCGATGATCAACCGCTGTATACCAGTAAAACCACAGGGTTATTTCCTGACATCTTATTCTCTGGTGAGCCTGTATTTATTGAGGGTGAAGGGTTTGATGAGGCGACGAAAGCGCGTATCAAAGCTGAAATCTGGCAGCCTTATCATCAAAAAATCAGCGAGACGCTCACGCAGATTCGGGACCGGCACGGC
It includes:
- the hutG gene encoding N-formylglutamate deformylase, whose amino-acid sequence is MSTSIDQPFHFRAGQSPLLVSMPHSGTARLPGMDAKLTDAAKALPDTDWHLPTLYDFLTEMDVSVIQAHYSRYVVDLNRPIDDQPLYTSKTTGLFPDILFSGEPVFIEGEGFDEATKARIKAEIWQPYHQKISETLTQIRDRHGYAILFDAHSIAAQVPMLFDGTLPDFNLGNNNGLACATTMLEKLAELVRHSPYTHVCNGRFKGGYITRHYGQPSAQIHAVQLELSQATYLVDRPQTHHSQSDASDAQPELAKYQLDQAKQRRVGPLLQQLMQSLLAHGHPTDQAE